One segment of Actinomyces sp. 432 DNA contains the following:
- a CDS encoding asparagine synthase-related protein: MENFRMMLTSPLWTSTPTASEWLWRPVRDWDNEDTVNSVSAAAPSDRRGQWTVVTRQGRDLRIDTDRLRSHHLLFTYVNGQWMVSDDPESLRKHSGSWSRDAEAADVFLHTGFVVGSRTLVSGVHATPAASTVVLHPDGTWTCSLWDSFGYSTNPITSAAEFDEAFDHALDLAVTRLLAHAEGRQLVLPLSGGLDSRLLAVWLKRLGAPRVIAYTYGKPSSREISISRAVAQALGIDWFSVDLDPSRIAQRWHTAAGAHFQGATWGLTSLPHVQDWYALTVIREDHLVDDDAIILPGHAAVRTLHDTGLLHSSPRTLKCSPPSPADTRCSRVLPRHTARYRSCARRSGARRQRRRWTANAACKGCWHGSISGSGRQNTSTTP, encoded by the coding sequence ATGGAGAACTTCCGGATGATGCTCACCTCTCCGCTGTGGACCAGCACGCCTACAGCATCGGAGTGGCTGTGGCGTCCGGTGCGCGACTGGGACAACGAGGACACTGTGAACAGTGTTTCCGCTGCCGCGCCATCCGATCGGCGCGGTCAGTGGACCGTCGTCACCCGCCAGGGCCGGGACCTCCGCATCGACACCGACCGCCTGCGCTCCCACCACCTGCTGTTCACCTATGTAAACGGCCAATGGATGGTTAGCGATGACCCGGAGTCACTTCGCAAGCACTCGGGTTCCTGGAGCCGCGATGCGGAGGCCGCAGACGTGTTCCTCCACACCGGTTTCGTGGTCGGCTCCCGGACCCTGGTGAGCGGCGTGCACGCGACACCAGCGGCCTCAACCGTGGTTCTGCACCCTGACGGTACCTGGACGTGCAGCCTGTGGGACTCTTTCGGGTACAGCACCAACCCAATCACCTCCGCCGCAGAGTTTGACGAGGCCTTCGATCATGCCCTGGACTTGGCGGTGACCCGGTTGCTTGCGCACGCCGAAGGCCGGCAACTGGTACTCCCGCTATCGGGCGGGCTCGACTCGCGGCTGCTGGCCGTCTGGCTCAAGCGTCTGGGCGCCCCCCGAGTAATCGCCTATACCTACGGCAAGCCCAGCTCCCGGGAGATCTCAATTTCTCGGGCCGTGGCACAGGCGCTGGGGATCGACTGGTTCTCAGTGGACCTAGACCCCTCGCGAATCGCGCAGCGCTGGCACACCGCCGCCGGCGCTCACTTTCAGGGCGCCACCTGGGGGCTCACCTCACTCCCCCACGTGCAGGACTGGTACGCCCTGACCGTAATCAGGGAAGACCACCTGGTCGACGACGACGCGATTATCCTCCCCGGGCACGCAGCGGTCCGGACACTGCACGACACCGGCTTGCTGCACTCATCCCCTCGAACGCTCAAGTGTTCACCGCCATCGCCCGCCGATACGCGGTGCTCCAGGGTTCTCCCGAGGCATACCGCGCGCTACCGCTCCTGCGCGAGGAGATCCGGCGCGCGGAGACAGAGGCGCCGCTGGACCGCGAACGCGGCGTGCAAGGGTTGCTGGCATGGTTCAATCTCAGGGAGCGGCAGGCAAAATACATCAACAACTCCATGA